From the genome of Corallococcus macrosporus DSM 14697:
TTCAAGTTCAACAACCCGAACGCGAAGTCCTCCTGCGGCTGCGGCACGTCGTTCACGACCTGAGCCGAGCCGCCCGTGGTTGGTGCCCGTCCATGACGGGCCTCGAGGCCGGGACGGGGCGTGAGGCCTCGCCCGGCCTTCGTGCGTCCAAAGCCGCGCGTCTCAGGCGCCGGCGATGGGCTTCATCACCTGCAGCCAGGACTGGTTCTCCTTCTGCCGGGCCAGGCGCAGCGTCCGGCGCGCCTGGGCCTCCTGGAAGGCTGCGCGGTCCGCGTCCGTCTCCATCTGCAGCGGCGGCACCGGCACGCGGTTGCCGTCCTTGTCGATGGCCACGAAGGTCAGCAGCGCGCTGGTGGTGAGGTGCCGCTCGCCGGTGAGCGGGTTCTCCGCGTGCACCGTGACGCCCACCTCCATGGAGGTGCGGAAGGCGGCCAGCACCCGGCCGTGCAGCAGCGCCACCCAGCCCACCTTGATGGGGGCGTGGAAGTGCAGGTCATCCATGGAGGCCGTCACGACCACCTGCCGGCAGTGACGCTGCGCGGCCACGGCGCCGCAGATGTCAATCCACTGCATCACCTTGCCGCCGAAGGCGGCATCCAGGTTGTTGGCGTCCGGAGGCAGGATGAGCTGGGTCATCACCACCTCCGTGTCCTTCGGGTTCTTCGCGCTCAGGTCGGTCATCTCGCACCTCGGGTTGTCGGACGGAGCCTGCGGCGGGGCCGCGCCGGTTCATCCCGTGGATATCCCAAGCGCTGACGCGCTGGGCCAGACAAAGCGCCGCAGGTGACAGGCGCGGGAGCGGCGCTCAGGCCAGGAAGGTGGAGACGCGGTCGAGGAACTCCTCGCGGCCCCGGCCGCGCCGGATGTCCTGCTTCGACACGTCCATGATGAGGCAGTCCACGCCGTACTTCTCCTGCAGCACCAGGGGGAAGCTGGCGTAGTAGCCGTTGAGGCCTCGGAGGAACTGGTGGCGGATGCCCTTCTCCTCTTCGCGGCCGCGGGTGCGGATGCGCTGGAGGAGGACCTCCACGCTGCCCACCTCGAAGCAGATGACCTTGTCGGGCCGGATGATGTGGCGCGACAGCCGCTGGAAGTACTCGTAGTAGAGGTCCAGCTCCGCGTTCGTCATGTGCCCCAGGCCGTGGAGGTACTTGGCGAAGATTTCCGGGTCCTCGTACAGCGTGCGGTCCTGCACGCAGCTCCGGCGGTACGAATGGATGAGCTCGTGGTGCTCGACGCGCCGGATGAGGAACTCGAGCTGGAGCGTGAAGGACCAGCGCGTCATGTCCGCGTAGTAGTCACGCAGGAAGCGGTTGTCGATGACGGGCTCGTCGAACAGCTCGTAGCCGAAGGCCTGGCTGATCATCTTCGCCGCCGTCGTCTTGCCCGCCCCGATGTTGCCCGCCAGCGCCACGAAGCGCCGCGCCTTGGGCACCTTGACGCGCAGCGTGTTGCGGAGACGCGGGGCGGCGGCCGCGGGGGCCTCTTCCGGGGCGGGGGCGGCCGGGGCGGGCTTCGAGCGCGTACGAGCGGTGGTGCGAGGCATGAATCCGGGGCTTATCCCGGCTTCGAGGGGGCGTCCATGATCTGCCTCAGGACGTCCGGCCGGTCGGTCATGATGCCGCCGACCCCTTCCGCCAGGAGCCGCCGCATCTCCCCCGGGTCGTCCACGGTCCAGACGTTGACCCACTTGCCTCGGGCCGCGCACTGCTGGAGGAAGTCCGTGTCCACCAGCCGGACGTCGCCGAAGTAGAGCGGCATGTCGAGCACGGTGTAGCGCGGGTCCTCCGGCGGCATCTCCCCGCTGCGCAGGGCGATGACGAAGGCGGCGAGCGCGTCCCGGGGGTAGAAGTGACAGGCCGAGGGCAGCCGCGCGGCCAGCCGTTCCGCCACGGTGTCCAGCTCGCTGCCCATGCAGACCCGCTCCAGGGCCCCTTCCTCCTGGAGCACCTGGGCGAAGGTGTCCTCGATGCCGGGGACGTCCGGCTTGAGCTCCACGTTGAGGCGCAGGCCTGGGAAGGCGCGCAGCAGCTCGCGGAAGCTGGGGATGCGCGCCCCCTGTCCCCGGAACGGGAAGGTGCGGCCCTCGTCCGGGGTGAAGTGGAACCCGGCGTCCAGCCGCTGGAGCTCGGTCAGGGTGAGTGCGGCGAGGGGGCCGGTGCCGTCCGTGCAGCGCTCCAGCGTGGCGTCATGGGCGACGACGAGCTCCCCGTCCCGGGTCAGGTGGAGGTCGAGCTCCAGCATGTCCGTGCGGAAGCGCTCCACGGCCTGCCGGAAGGCCGCCAACGTGTTCTCCGGGGCCACGGCCGCACCTCCACGGTGGGCGATGTGCAGCGTGGGCCGCAGGCCCTGGAGAAAGGGGAGGGGAGAGGATGCCATGCCACCAGTGTAGCGACTGGCGGCATGGGGCTGGTCAGCGGTTGAAGCGGTAGACGAAGATTCGTGAGGGGCCGCCGTTGGCGCGGGCCTCACAGGCGACCCACGGGATGCCATCCGCGTCCACTTGGAGATGCAGGCTGTCCACCTGGGCGGCGTCTTCCACGGCGCTGGTGGACCCATGGACTGTTCTCCACTCTGAGCCCGTCCAGTGCCGGACATGAACGCGGTTCGTCGCGCCGTCGCTCTCTCTCCAGGCCACCAGCGGAGTGCCGTCGGGAGCCAGGGCAATGGAGGGGAAGTCGGCGGGGCTGTTTCCGGGCGTGGCACTCAACCCACTTCCCAGAGAGACCCACTGGCTGCCATTCCACCTGGAGACGTAGATGTTGGACGGGGTGCCGTTGGGACCTTCTGGGGTCGACTCGGACCAGGCCACGAGCGGGTTGCCATCGTCATCCAACTGCAGGGCCACCTGACTGGCGCTGGTTCCGGACGGGTGGGCCTTGAGCGTGGGGCCCACGGGGACCCATTCATTGGAGACGCGTCTCCAGACATGGATGCGGCCGTTGACGGGCCGATTGTACGCGTCCAGTTCGAACTCTGCCCACGCGAGGTAGGGCACTGCGGCGTGGAAGCGCAGAGACACGTCGTTGACCCTTCCAAGGGATGCAGTCACAGCCCGGAATGCACTGCCGACGTTCTCCCACTGGGTCCCGTTGTGTCGGCGGACCAGGAGGCTGGTCGAGCCTTGCTCAGGACCCTCGTGGATGACGGCGAGCCACGGAGATGTCGCGGATCCGAACTGGACTGCCGGCTTGCCCGCGCCGAACACCTCGTCGCCTACAGGTTGCCAGTCGCTGCCGGACCAGGAACGGACGTAGGCGGTGCCTCCGCCCTGCTCCTCCTCGGTCCAGCTCACGAATGGGGTGCCGTTGTGGCTGGTGACCACGGGTGGTGAGGCAAATACGTCGACACCGTTGGTGCGAACGTTGAGCGCACCACCCAAGGCGTTCCAATTTCCTTCCTGGAAGCTGCTGACCGCAATGGCATCGGAGGCCCTCCAGGTGAGCAGTGGTGCGGTGTCAGGGGCAAGATGAAGGTGGGGGGAGTTCGCACCGGAAGGGCTGGCCCCCGATGTAGGGCCGACGCTCAGCCAGGCGGGGACGCGCCAACTCCACGTTCCCTCCGCGATTTCGAGTGGGTTGCCGGCAAGGTCCGAAAGCGTGTCGGCCAAGGACAGCTCGAACTCGTGGGGAACGGGACCCGTCTCCGTGGGGAAAACCGTCAGGAGCATTCCGTCCTCCGTCAGTTCGACGGTGCGGTCGACGAGCACTCCTCCGAGCCGGAGTCGGACCGAGGTTCCGGTCAGGGTCGTGTTCAGCAGGGGCTCCGAAATGCGAACGCGAATGGGACGACCTGCGGCGACGGCGCTGTCGTCTGGGGCGGGCTCCCTGGAGATGATGGTGGGCGGGGTGCGGTCCACGACGAAATGCCGGGCCGCACTTGTTTCGACACGCTCTCCCTTCGTCACTCGGGCGACCAGCGTGTGTGTCGTCTCGGGAAACGTGGTGGTGTTCCAGGTGTACGTGTAGGGGGGCTGCAGCGAGGCCAACGGTGCATCGTCGATGAAAAGCTCGACCTTGTCGGGTTGCTGCACGTTCGTGCTGATCTGGAGCGTGACGGAGTCTCGTACGTGTGTCACTCCATCGACGGCGGAGAGCGTGACCTGGAAGTCCGTCTGGCCGCCGTCTGGCTCGTTGATGCCACCGGCATCGGGTTCTCCGTCCACGACGTCGGGAACGTTGATGCAGGCCGTGAATAGCGATGTGAGGGTGACGTAGGGGAAAAGGGCGCGGAGGTTCATGGCGGTGCGCATCAGCAATCCCCGTTCCTGACCAATAGACAAGAGGCGGGCTGTGTCCACCTTTCTCGAATCGGCGACGGACCGTCCAATCCGATGGACCTCGCGCCCGGAGCAGGCTGCCTCCCCTGGAGTGGTCCCCATGACGCAAGTCCGCCTCGGCGGGCTGCCGACAGGAGGACCTTTCCCGGAATCCTGAGAGTGTCGAAGCTGGAGCCGGACCCAGTGTGGAATCCGGGACTCACGTGGCTTGAGTTCACGCTCGTGTCACCTGGGCCGTAGGCGGCTTCCTTGCCGGCTCCCTCGGGGCGCCGGTATAAGGCCCCATCCTCAGGCCGGCAGGCGTCGGCGTTGACGAATCGCGGCGCCGAAACGAATGGAGACTCAAAAGATGGAACTGCGCAAAACGCTGGGCGCCGCGGCGCTGCTCACCGCAGCGACGATGGCTTCCGTTGCTGGCTGCTCTGGCCGGGATGATGATGGGGATCCGGATCCGCTCCCGGATGCGGGCTGTATCGGTAACTGCGGCACGGACGCCGGGACCGATGCGGGCACGGACGCGGGGACCGACGCCGGCCCGAGGGTCTGCCCGGAGCCGGTAAATGGAAAGGGTCCTATTGGCCTGCTGCGTGAGAGTGGTGAGCGTGGCGAGGCGGTGACGCTGGACGAGGTCGTCGTGACGGCCGTCAGTCAGCTCACGCGCGGCAACCAGGGCGACTACACCGCTCGTTTCTGGGTCGTGGATTCGTGCTTCCCGACGGAAGGCATCTTCGTCGACAAGTTCTACACGGACGAGACCAAGGCCTATGGGCCCGTTGTTGGTGACGTGCTGCGCGTGCAGGGGCTGTTCCGCAAGTTCAATGCGCAGGCGACGGACAACGCCCCCAATATGCGTGAGGCGTACCGCCCGGTCATCAAGAGCGATTTCCGCCTGGACGTGACGGGGGCCACGGGCAGCCTGATCATCACGAAAAAGGCGGATGGGACGCCGTTGCCGGACAACGACGTTCCGGCAGAATTTGGCAACGCCGAGGGTGGTGCGGCGACTCCGAATCCGGAGCTGGGTGGCACTCGTGTCTACATCCCGGGCCCGCTGACCATTACGAACGCGTCGCCAGCGGCGATGAAGCAGCGCCCCAACGAGCCGGAGCACGAGACATACCTGGGCTTCGAAGTGACGGGTGGCATCCTCGTGGCCAACTACAAGACCTACAACGTGGAGGGTTGCGACTGGCGCGCCGTCGCCGCGGACGGCGGCACGGTGACGTTCGAGAACGGTCTCCGCGGTGTGTGGGACACGTACTCGAACGTGGTCTGCACGGACGGCGGGACCACGACGACCGCCGACGGCGGCTCGTCCTTCCAGTGCAATGAGTACGCGGATGGCGTCGTCCCCGGCACCACGAACCCGTACACCTACGTCCTGATCCCGACGGACTGCACGACGGACATGGTGGGAACGGTCACCCCGGTTGAACCGGAGTAACGGCCCGCCTTCCTAGCGCTGGTTCGTAACGAGCCGCCCCTCGCCCACACGGGGAGGGGCGGCTTCTTTTTGGGCCGGGAAGGCGAGGTGGGTGTCCGGAACCCACCGAAGCGGGTCCCTGGCTCCCAGGAGCCGGTGATTGTGGGTAAGCTCCGGAAAAGTCCAGCCCATTCACCTTCAGACAGACGGCCTTTCTTCGTGAGCTCGCCCCAGACGGCCATTCCGTTCGGTAACTATCTGCTGATCAAGCGGCTCGCCGTGGGGGGCATGGCGGAGCTGTTCCTGTCCCAGCGGCCGCCGGACCCTGAGCTGGTGGTGCTCAAGCGCATCCTCCCGTACCTGTCGGAGGAGCCCGAGTTCGTCCAGATGTTCCTGGACGAGGCGCGCATCGCCGCCCAGCTCCACCACCCCAACATCGTGCAGGTGCACGAGCTGGGGAAGGAGGGCGACAACATCTTCATCGCCATGGAGTACGTGGAGGGCGTGGACCTGCGGCGCGTCATGGCCGAGGAGTCCAAGTTCGGCGCCACCGTGCCCTATGGCGTGGCCGCGCGCATCTGCGCGCAGGTGGCCGCCGGCCTGGACTACGCGCACCACAGCCGTGGCGTGGACGGGCGCCCGCTGGAGCTGATCCACCGCGACGTCAGCCCGCAGAACGTGATGATCGGCTACGACGGGCGCGTCAAGCTGGTCGACTTCGGCATCGCCAAGGCGGGCGCGTTCATGGAGCGCAGCAAGCCGGGCGTCATCAAGGGCAAGTTCCTCTACCTGGCGCCGGAGCAGGTGTCGCAGGAGCGGCTGGACCACCGCGCGGACATCTTCGCGCTGGGCACCATGCTGTACGAAATCACCACCGGCCGGCAGCCCTTCGCCAAGCCGACGACGGAGGGCATCCTCTACGCCATCCGTTACGAGGACCCGTCGCCGCCCCACCTGCTGCGCGACGACTACCCGCAGGCGTTGTCGCGCATCGTCATGCGCTGCCTCACCAAGGACCGGACGCTGCGCTATCAGCGTGCCTCCGAGGTGAGCGAGGCGCTGGAGGCCTTCCTCGTCTCCGGCGCCATCCGGCAGAGCCTGGACGTGTCGGAGTACATCTGCCGGCTGCTGGGCGAGGAGGAGGAGCGCACCATCCTCCACATCCCAGAGGCCAAGGGCCCCGGCCGGCGCGAGGCCACCGTGCCGCTCCAGGGCGCCCGCCTCACCCAGGACGCAGCGCCGCCGAAGCGCCCGTCCGTGCTGGAGTCCACCGCCCCCACGCTGTCCTCCACCACGCCCGAATCCGACCTGACCCCGGTGCCTGGCGCGCAGCTCACGCCGGGCCTCTCCGCGCGGCCCACGCCGCGTCGCGCGTCCCGGGACTCGGTGCCGGCCTTCTCCATTGATGAGGCCGAGCCCGACACGCAGATGGCGCGGCCGCGCGAGCTGCCCGCCCGGCGACAGGACGACGACGAGGACTCGGAGATGTCCACCGCCGTCGGCACCACGCCCGCGGGCTACCGGATGGCGGCGCTCGTCGTGGAGGAGCTGGACATCGGTGACGGCGAGTCCACCGTGCCGCAGCGGGCCCGCGCGCGAGACGTGCCAGCCCGTCCCTCCGCGCCGCCGCCAGCACCGGCGCCGGTGCGACGCTCGGCGCCCCACATGTCGCCGCCGCCCGCGCGGGTGGCCGAGCCGTCGCGCTCGCGTCGCCCGGGCCTCGCCGCCCCGGCGCAGGGGTTGCCCTCACGCAGGACGTCACCACCGGACGACGGCGCGGGCTCGTCCGCCCCTGTCACCCCGCCGCCCCCACGCCGGCCCTCGTCGTTGGACGTGGAGGTCTCCCAGTCCGTCTCCCTCACCCCCGCCACGGTGAACCACCGGCCGCCGCCCCGCAGCTCGCTGACCCGGGGCTTCCGGCCGGACGAGGACGACGAGGAGTCGCTGCACACCGACCTGAACGCGTCCTCCCTGGAGTACACCGACCCGCGCCCCACGTTCCGGGACGACCCGGACGACGACGAGTCCACCATGGGCTACGGCGGTGGGGACTCGGGCGAATACACGGCGGACACGCGCGCCACGCCGCCTCGGCGCAAGCGCCCGGTGGCGCTGCTGCTGGCCTGCTTCGTGGGAGCGCTCGCGGTGGGGGTTGGCGCGCTGTGGTTCATCGGCGCCTCGCGGAGCGCCCCGGCGAAGCGCCCGCGGGACCTGT
Proteins encoded in this window:
- a CDS encoding acyl-CoA thioesterase, whose translation is MTDLSAKNPKDTEVVMTQLILPPDANNLDAAFGGKVMQWIDICGAVAAQRHCRQVVVTASMDDLHFHAPIKVGWVALLHGRVLAAFRTSMEVGVTVHAENPLTGERHLTTSALLTFVAIDKDGNRVPVPPLQMETDADRAAFQEAQARRTLRLARQKENQSWLQVMKPIAGA
- a CDS encoding deoxynucleoside kinase, yielding MPRTTARTRSKPAPAAPAPEEAPAAAAPRLRNTLRVKVPKARRFVALAGNIGAGKTTAAKMISQAFGYELFDEPVIDNRFLRDYYADMTRWSFTLQLEFLIRRVEHHELIHSYRRSCVQDRTLYEDPEIFAKYLHGLGHMTNAELDLYYEYFQRLSRHIIRPDKVICFEVGSVEVLLQRIRTRGREEEKGIRHQFLRGLNGYYASFPLVLQEKYGVDCLIMDVSKQDIRRGRGREEFLDRVSTFLA
- a CDS encoding glycerophosphodiester phosphodiesterase codes for the protein MASSPLPFLQGLRPTLHIAHRGGAAVAPENTLAAFRQAVERFRTDMLELDLHLTRDGELVVAHDATLERCTDGTGPLAALTLTELQRLDAGFHFTPDEGRTFPFRGQGARIPSFRELLRAFPGLRLNVELKPDVPGIEDTFAQVLQEEGALERVCMGSELDTVAERLAARLPSACHFYPRDALAAFVIALRSGEMPPEDPRYTVLDMPLYFGDVRLVDTDFLQQCAARGKWVNVWTVDDPGEMRRLLAEGVGGIMTDRPDVLRQIMDAPSKPG
- a CDS encoding serine/threonine-protein kinase, with amino-acid sequence MSSPQTAIPFGNYLLIKRLAVGGMAELFLSQRPPDPELVVLKRILPYLSEEPEFVQMFLDEARIAAQLHHPNIVQVHELGKEGDNIFIAMEYVEGVDLRRVMAEESKFGATVPYGVAARICAQVAAGLDYAHHSRGVDGRPLELIHRDVSPQNVMIGYDGRVKLVDFGIAKAGAFMERSKPGVIKGKFLYLAPEQVSQERLDHRADIFALGTMLYEITTGRQPFAKPTTEGILYAIRYEDPSPPHLLRDDYPQALSRIVMRCLTKDRTLRYQRASEVSEALEAFLVSGAIRQSLDVSEYICRLLGEEEERTILHIPEAKGPGRREATVPLQGARLTQDAAPPKRPSVLESTAPTLSSTTPESDLTPVPGAQLTPGLSARPTPRRASRDSVPAFSIDEAEPDTQMARPRELPARRQDDDEDSEMSTAVGTTPAGYRMAALVVEELDIGDGESTVPQRARARDVPARPSAPPPAPAPVRRSAPHMSPPPARVAEPSRSRRPGLAAPAQGLPSRRTSPPDDGAGSSAPVTPPPPRRPSSLDVEVSQSVSLTPATVNHRPPPRSSLTRGFRPDEDDEESLHTDLNASSLEYTDPRPTFRDDPDDDESTMGYGGGDSGEYTADTRATPPRRKRPVALLLACFVGALAVGVGALWFIGASRSAPAKRPRDLSERALEQQGATEPDARRVQEAPPTPKLANAPTAAQGETGTQPLVPDAPVKPPEPGVPTEDNAASAPAQVSVRFSAPARTVLRREGGERLPINTLVSLPAGPIRVSYQCPGRRRPKGTKPYLIEPASEGPLVLQIPCKKRR